A window of Chanos chanos chromosome 15, fChaCha1.1, whole genome shotgun sequence genomic DNA:
AGGCCATGTGTCCAAAGCACGTCGGGGTTTTGGTTACCTAGGTAGCGTacttttcaaatgctttttaGCGAATTCTTTTTTTGAGGAGCGTTAAAGATTTTATGTAGAGATTTTATTTTGATTCGACAGcacatgtttttcttcattttgcctaaatgtgtctgaaatatcagtttaaatgcaaaaaaaatgaaccttGTCACTGTAAGGAATCACAGTTATCGGTGTAATCGCTCCAATGCAAACCAAATAAATTAGAATGCATAGCGTATGAACATTTAGTTTGCCAGAATTTTATTGGGGAATGAAAAGATATCATTTCTGATCCAATCTGGGATGAAATAATATCACTGAATCAGGAATGCTGTCTCACCATTAAGTTTAAGCGTCAAAATCTACTCATAGACATTTCTCTGCATCTAACACTGCGTTTTCACTGCAGCACTGGGAGGGAataggagagtgtgtgtgggtctcaGGTGTCAGATGAATGTGATCCCATTTGAAACtgtcacacttcacaaacaggTCAATTGGATAACACACTTCACAGACTTGTCTGCCAGGCACATAGATGattgaaacacagacaaacagatgagaaCAGAAACTGGAGCCATCGCTGACTTTATTATGTTCTGTATGGGTGGTTTTATCTTGGGGGACTATTATGGATTTCTAAAATAACCCATAGAGATATAAATATGGTCAAATAACATGTATAGCCAAATTCACCTTACTCAAAAAGCATATTTTCTTGTGTGCCAGGGCCACATATACGACTGTCACTGGACTGAATACAGCATCACTTAACCAATgctattcattcatttccagaATGATAATCTTTACCTCTAGATGTTTATGTGCTTGGTAAATGCAAGGTTTTATCATCAATTTGAGATGCTATATTGTAAGAAGAATGTCTTTGTTGAGCCAGTCGCTTAAGAAacgaagaaagaaagaaagatagaaagaaaaaaggttgcTCATCATAAGCCTAGGGGTCAAAGCTGGATCAGACAGTCTACTCACCCCCTTGCCCCAAAcacacccctctcctctgttcccaCTGTCTCAGCCTTCACGCAGAACCACACTGAGCCTGAGGGCGCAGACGACCAATCACCTTGAAGAACTCCATGCTTCTGATCTCTCATTGGTCAGCTAGGGTGGGAGTCTCCAGGTAGAACAAATAACCTCGAAGAGAAAAACAACCTCCATTCCACCATGTCTGTTATCGAATGCACCACTAGAGAGAACACAATAGATTGTGATGATGGCTCCAAGCCAAATGACTTTAATGAAGTAGTGGCTGTCTGATTTATTTGTGAGCACaccagtgttttactgtatttaatAAAAAGATTGTTGTAATTGTCTTAGACACAGAATGtgtcttgtttctgtgtgttgacCATTAATAAATCTACAGagatttgtgtggttttttgaAGCGCACATAACCAGCAGAATGAGCATAACCTCTACTTTATCATTGCCGTCACACTCATTAATCTTTATGAGAGCAATTTCAAACATACGTCACAGATTACATGCTCTCGTGTAAAACACATGCAGTGTGGAATCACATGGCTATGGTGATTTGTACCAGAGCAAGAGTGTCATCTTATtttaacacactgacattcacctgtcagtgttacagctcaATCAAGAATGGGACGAGCTaccactacaaaaaaaaaaaaaaaaaaaaacaagcacccGTATAAAATCTCACCAGCATCAAACCTAATCACGACTCTAGTGTTAAAATCTATAGCGCTAAACATCTTCTACTCTCTTTGAAACATCTATTTTGATTTTCTAACTGTGCACTATAAACTATCAGGAAATAGTGTGAATTTTTTcacatgtacatgtgtacatgtatgaagTGTGATgaatttacatacacacacacacaaacacacacacaaacacacacacacacacacacacacacacacacacatatatatatatatatatatatatatatatatatatatatatatatatatatgtatatatgtatatcagGGTTTCAGGGTTTCAGGTAAAACCAGTAATTACCAGTTTTTGCCTagtaaaatttataaaaaaatgacagattaaaaaTTTGCTGGTCAGAATgtccggtaataatgctcaCACAAAACGTAGCTTTAATGAAGGCCATCCCTAAataagacatttttgttttgacagcgaAACAGCCTATTAACAGCCTCCAGAAGTGGTCTGGAGAAGCAGAGAGTGACGTGGTTTATGCACagtgcaagctgcaaagacattGGACAggtttgatttcaagttggcaACGGAGGACTTGCCGGctatgaaaaaaggagaaaataaaatgtcacctggtagcctataggctacatttgatgccatacAGGcctagcattttttttaaataggctaCAAATATTACAGgggttacagatgttttgttaTAGCTTACATTTTATTGGCTAATATTGAGGTCAATCATTACTGTTCTTCTGGACTTTCCTGAACCATAGActtccacccccacccccacacccacacccacgaCCACATCCACATTCGTCCTGCCAGTCCAGGGGATTGGACCAATGACTTCTTGGTCGCAAGCCCACtgctctaacctttagaccaggactgctttgtgtaatgtttgtttaacGTAATGTTTAATTGAGTGAGTTTTATGTATAGAGGTTGTTTTAAGTTCTTATTCTTTCTGCACATTGAGGGCCTTTACTGTTGTTGCCTTGGCTTTGCTCATTTCTTGTCTTCAGAAATACAACAGGCATAATAATTAGTTCATTAATTAGTTTGTGAACACTGTAtgaatcattaataagctgttataacacaTCAGATAAACAGGGCAACAGTGACCTGTGGCTtggcaaaagggagccttactgtaaagtgtaaaacacattaccatttatttatgagttACCACCATTCATAACTGTCAAAAGGGAaccttactgtaaagtgtagAACACATCACCAATTATTAATGGGTTATTGGattttctctagagtgatgaCACTGTCTTTGCTCTTTTAGCAACACGCCTTCTGTTTTGCAACAATGCGAACCAGAAAGTAACACATCTAACTTGCTGATACGGTAAGAGGGAACTACATCATTcacgcagacaattacatttacggtacatACGTAACGTATGCCACAATCTGATATACCAgttgaaactttttgactattaagatatgctgaCGGTGGTTAAGTGCTAGTAACTTCCTAGCACATATCTGAAGAAGCTGACAGGTataatgctggctgatggagaagacaaagtaagctaagtaaccgTCGAGATCCGAAGCTTAACAGTTCAGATAAATGTGAGCTCACTATTTGCCAAGCAACAGGTCATGGTTGCCCTTTATATCGTATGTGTAACCAGTGTTGAGGGGTACCaagttacaaagtaacgtgtTGATGTAATTATTTTCCTCCATAATGTAGTAAAGTGAAGCATTACAGTTCAAGTTTCAGATATCACATCACAGTTATTGggttattaaaatgtcctttgcTGGATTATacatgccttttcaaaagaacGTTTTTCATGCAGActattacatacatacatattacatacatattacatacttacatacatataataCATGATTATGTAAGCTGCTATGGTGCGACACACATCTGTTTACCTTAACTGTGTATCTGTAATATGGctacccactgtcactaagcagagattgggtccttgacagtagctcccaTGAAATGAGACAAGACTGATAACCGGTTAGTTAACCAGCTTacaaggtctgctacatttgagaaaacccaaaaataggttgtagccaaccaggacaataatatggagagctttaatgttacttttaatcacgaAATACAGATAACACAGCTGTTGGCTGATGGTGATACTAAAATGTATAACTAGCTAGCTCAGAAACTACTGGTAGTTCACAACTGAAGGTAAATGACGACATCCCGATTAATGTGGCCACATTATAGTTGTCGTTAGATGGCTAAGCTCAcgtgtttctattttttgtcattggccaaaaatgtgaactcatgaatgaggcaacattttacagttatttttgaGCAGCTAAGGGATGTTCTTAAGCACGACGTGAAACTagtgcattgaaaataaagtaatgaaaggactatcatgtttgtccttgttttttaTGTGGCACattggggaatttgtagttttagaaagtaactcaaaagtaaagtaatgagtagtgtaattacttttcaaaaggagtaatgagtaaagtaatcccattgcAATTTAtagaagtaattggtaacttttaactaattactttttttgagtgaCTACCCCAAAGCTggttataacagcttattaatgatttataaagtgttcataCACTTGTCTGTCAGTGCCTCTTGGTGAGTTAGCATGTGTctttaaataacacaaaagTCCCCAATGTAACCGAAACAATGACAGTGTAACTGTTGCCATTATATTACttatataattaatataatttgtttagtttttccAAGACCAATTTCATAATTGAGAACTAATTAAAGTGCTTTTTATATATTACTTCATTGAGTACAAATAATAGAACTATTATTTTGAAGGCTCAGCTCACAGTTAAGCGCAAATCCTGTTGGGCTGCTCTTGCATGGGTAAGACTATCAGAAAAGGATTGGCAAGCGAACAGCAAGCACACACATCGTAGATTCACCAGTTAAAGGAAGACTCGAAGAACGTTCCCCCTTTGTAGCGTGCAGCCAAgaaggtgttttctttttgttgtttgtattgtACTTTGATAAATGTTATTTCATGTGCTGTGCACACTACTATTTTATGTCAAGCCGTTTATCATAGTCTGTATTTTCTGGTCAATACTCTGTATTTAGTTTTCACGGTGGATTGGGAGAgaagccttaaaaaaaaacaaaaacaaaaaaaaaaaacagtggcaaCAAAGCCACTTGTGTCTGCCCATGCTTTGAGGAAATTTTAGACAGCTTCTGGGGAGGtgcagaaagagaaggagagagtagGTGTTAGAGGGGGAGGCTGGAGTTctgggagacaggagaggagcaCGAAAAAGGGGGTCAGAAACACTCCCAAATTCTAAACTCTGAGCACAAGGTAGTATCATGATGGATGAAGCGGTAAAACCTCATGCAGCCAGGagaatgttgtgttttgttgaaatCAGTTGAGTCACCAGCTCCCATTCCACCGGTAACGTCTTTAAAAATTTGAGAATGTGCCATCCTGTAGTTATTAACCTGTTAGGGACAGGGTATAGACACCCTGGCATTTACTGAAATCAAAAGAAGTCACGGGTGAGAGAGTATTAAAATATTTGTCATGGGTTTAAATGTAAAGAAGTGTAAATCTCcatgatcgcacacacacacttgggtAAGGCAGGTGTACATCCATGGAtgtcggtcctgggaatcgaaccagcaacccttcaGTCAtaagcctgcttctctaacacGACAACAGCTGCCCATTGATGCTGAAAGTAGGCTGCATTTCTCATGAAACCATTTGGAAATCACAGCATTAGATTGGGGTATGAGTGGGTGACTACACAGAGGAGGTAGAATGGCCTGTGCCATGGATCCTAGACTTTCCTGAACCCTAGACTTCCATCCCCCTTTCACCCACATCCAGATTTGTCCTGCCAGTCCAGAGGATTGAACCGGTGACCTCTCGGTCACAGGCCCACtgctctaacctttagaccaggACAgctttgtgtaatgtttgtttaatgtaatgtttaattgAGTGAGTTATATATACAGAGGTTGTTTTGAGTTTGTAGTAGTTCTGCACAATGAGGGCCCTTACTGTTGTTGCCTTGGCTTTGCTCATTTCTTGTCTTCAGACAAACAGCAGAGTTGAAGGGGACCCTGCTGAGGAGAAGGATAACAAACAGGAGAATGTCGACCCTGATGTCCGGGCTGAGCTTAAAGCCCTGAAAGAGATGGTGGAACagcagagagtggagctggAGAAATATAAAACCAAGACAGGGGAGCGGGGGACAGAGAGTGAACGTAAGTGTCTTATCAAACTgtagagcaaaagagagaaatcagtttttaaatggtttctctccaactccgccccccccccccttctttcaGCCGTTGAAGCCAGACTGAAGCCTGAGGATCTGACTGAAAGTGAACTCCAGGAACTGAAGAGCAAAGGTCCAGGTAGCGTGCAAAAGCCACAGTTTACCGTCTTCAAGAAATGCATTTTAGACCTATACAATGACCTAAAACAGTCACCACAACCAAAATGCATACATAACCcaacatttcctttttaaaaaattacaggTTTAGCTGCAAAGTTGTCAGTTGAGGAAAAACTGACAGGTGACCTCCCCGTCAGATACCCCCAGACAGGTGACCTCCCCAGAATTGTCACTGTCTATTTATCTCTTTATATGATTTGTATGggttacagttcaaatttcttAAAAAGTTTCAATGTTTTACTGGCAAATGTATACCAATACCAATGTTTATTTTGGTAGGGACATAGCATGTGGAAGTTGTGctattacacatatatatgtcatCTATCATGTTTTTTCACaatcacagacagaccaaaTGTAGCATTCACAGTTGCACTGACTAACTCAGGAAGAGTTGGTCCTTTTAATGCCGACACTACACTGGTCTTCAGTAAAGTCATCACAAATTTTGGAGATGCCTACAACCCAATCACAGGTgccattttacacacacatgtatttcatAAAGATTCTATCTCGCTATCTGTGACATATACATTATGctcatgttttctttgttctcactccctctttatTTCATGCAGGTGTGTTCACAGCCCCGGTTAAAGGTGTGTACTATTTCTACGCCAATATATTTGGTTACTTCAGCGAAAGGTGGATGGGTGTTGCTTTTTATAAGAATCGTAATAGCGTTTTTACTCTCTATGATACTTCAAATGGAAACCATGAGTATGCATCAAACGTTGCCATTCTGCAGCTGGAGAAAGGTGATGTGGTTTATATGAGGCTAGTTAAGAATCATGAGATTTATGATGACCCTTTGAACCACACCACTTTCAGTGGCTTCTTACTTTTCGCCATTTGATGTGTTGATGACACAGTGATTCAGAGAAGACAAATGTCAGATTTCATGCATTACATGAGAATTACCCTACAAgcctaaaataatgtaatgatgTACACACCCTCCCCCAATTTTTAACAAAGGAATGAACCGAGGGAAGGAtgcaataatgtaataatgaataatggaaGAATGGacatttttggacatttttgcTGGCACGCAGCACCACACATGCTACtaatgtgtgcatctgtgtaatCGACATGTGTATCATTGTAATGTCTAATATGTGTACtatttgtgtggatgttttGGCATAATCTTGTCATTGTTCCTTCACCAAGATTTTGTGTCACCTCAGATTTTGTTGTACTGAATAAACATGATAAAtaattgtttgaaatgaaagtacttgttttggtgttttgtcaAAGTACTCATCCACATAAGTCTCACAAATCAGTGGAGACCTCATTCGATTACAGactgttttgtcttcttttttttcaacaacaacaacaacaacaacaacaaaaacagttgaCATTTCAACTGAATACATATACGGAAACAACCCTGGAAAACTCCCAAAATATCCAAATTCATGATTTAAACTGATAGTAGAGAAATGTTTACTATGATATCAGCTTCCCTTAACGTGATGCCCCTGTCTCAGGGCACAGATGACCAATCATCTTGAAGAACTCCATGTTTCTGGTTTGTCATTGGTCAGCTAGTGTGAGAGTCTCCAGGTAGAACAAATAActcctgagagaaaaacaacctcCCAGCCATCATGTGCTTTAACATACACACCATTAAAAAGAATACAGTAGATTGTGATGATGGCCCAGAGTTAAATGACCAGGGAGTGGCTGATTTGGACTACCAGTCATGCCAATCACATTTATCTTTCTTATCATTTATTACACCACTATTGAAGCTACAGAGACTTCTGTGGAAATATTAAGGACACATTCTTGGACCCTTGAGCATATCTTCTACTTTGTTATTGATATTTCACTCACTAACCTTTGTTTGAGCAATTGCTTTATCTTAATTATTTCAAATATGTCACAGATTACATGCTCTTGTGTGAAACACATGCTCCTTTCCTTAGAAAATGATAGCCTTTCATGagctttgttttattgtaaGTGATAGTGCttgaatgattttgttttaaaaacatgtgaGATGTTGTTCATTCCTAGTATAACTTTGTAACAGTGAGCACCTTTCCCAGGTTTGGAGATGTGTTTGACCTAGTGTGCTCTATATGCTGCTGTGGACTTTCAAGGAAAATCTGCATGATTAGCatgaagtaagtgtgtgtgtgtgtatgtgtgtgtgtgtgtgtgtgtgtgagtgtatctggGGCAATTGTCATGCCTTTGGTCAGGACTGCCGTTATTGATTGGATGTTGGGGTTGGGTCACAGAGTGGGGAGAGTACCTCTCTATGCCTGCAGGCAGTAAGTCGTCCTAATGCACTGATCCTGTGTCAGTCTGACTGACAGCCCAGCCTCTTCCTGCACTTATCTCCCTGCCAGGACACGTCATGCCTAGCCATACTACCAAGCTATCCGCCAACCCACATTACCCAAGCCAAAGTTAACGAGATATGTCTGGGTTAGGGAGAGACGGGGAagccaacacaaacaacagcacatTTCTCTTGCGACCGAGTGATTATCCTCTGAGTTACTGTTCTCTTTATCCTCTTACCAGACCCCGCCCACCCAGCCCCACCTGCAGCTGCTTAGATGAGAGCACATACTGCATTCGcaatgacagacaaacaaacacaaacatacacatcgCGAAACACGCGGCAACATTTTCGGGAAAGAGTGGGAAAGCGCAtgacactttctttttttttcaaacagttcaaCTGAAACAATAAACTGAAACGTCTCACACGTGTCACACGTAATGTAGACACGACAAgcataattaattatttatttcctttactTTGAGACAAGTGTTGTGTGGACTTTACCTACCTTATTTTGGTAATGGTAGCAAATTTCATAtttgattcatttcaaatgattatTAAATATGTAGCGCAGCCCTCTTAAATGTGCACTCCTTAAAATGGGCCAGGGAAACACGAATAATGCAAAGCTGCCCGATAacgaaaaagatgaaaaaggggaaatgattaaaaaaagaggactgGATGTTTGCTTCGATTGCAGAAAGTAAGAGAGCATCTGAATGAGGGTCCGTTTCTATACGACAATGTAAAGAACCCTACCCATCCCTTCGACCTACAAACACTGAATTAGGCAGTCAGAAAGCATGTCATCTCCTCTGTGTCGGTTGCCATAGTAACCAGGCTCCTTGTTCACGACGAGGTTCCTCTCGCttagtctttgtgtgtggggatgtgtgtgtgcgtacagaTCTTTTAGCTTAAATTTTGTCTATGTATTCACGCAAGTGTACGTGCGTGTGATTTTTGTGCTATGCACCGTTGTATGGAGAGTTTCTGATGAAAGAAGTCTTGAAATAAACCTGAAGAGAACCAAAGATCATGAAAAGCGAggagtgtagagagagagagagagagagagagagaaatggggggggggggggagtgcaATGTCTTCCCAGTGCTTTGGTGTGATTTGGCTGGCAAAGAAGTGAGGGCATGAGACactgctgtgtgagtgcatgcgagAGAGGAACAGACAAAGAAGGACAAGCTTTACTCCCCATTAGTGTAACATTTGTATGAGTCCCCTCAGATGTAGTTCATGTGAGTAACAGTGTGCAAGTGCAACATGTCAGTGCTGTGCGTGCTGCATTTACAGGTGTGTAAGACGGTCCTTTTTGTGATGTGGTCTCACGTAGTAAAGAAACCTGTGTGTGGCTTGTCAATAGCAAACTCAAATGTTGGCTGGATAGGGTGGAGTGGGGAGGGtaagggaggtgggggggggggggggatgctgcGTTGTCATGGCAACGGCAGAGCAAGAGGGAGAAACGGGCGACGGACATGTTTGATGAACTCTCGCTCTGCAGAATGTCTATGGTCCATAAATATtacaaaggaggagagaggcacTGCAGAGAGAtgaaccaaaaaagaaagacaaaaatagaggGATACAGGGTAAGATGTgggaagaggagagcagagtgGGTTTTATGATAATGAAGGCAGGGAGGCTGACGTTATGATGATTTATTCTGAAAAGCATTAAATGGGACAGAGGAGtctgtgcatgcgcatgtgtgtgtgtgtgtgtgtgtgtgtgttcaaaaggtaatattttttttttgcagaaaacCTTATCATTACTTTCCCCTTTCCACCGTCACCGTCTTTAGGAATGCTTGCGTGAAACATGTCTGATCTGACACACTTTGCTTTGTCTACACAAAGAGCAGAGCAGTTCTTATGCGCTAAGCTCCACCCAAACAAAGACCAGAGAATATGTGCGTGATTTGTGTCATGGATTTATTAGTCAGGACGGAGGGACCCAGACTTGACCACTATGGCCCAGTTTCTGCCAGAtgtctctgtgcttgtgtggcGGTAAATCAAAGGTGTAAGTCGTGTTTGTAAATGTGGATGTagacaagacaagaaaaagacagagaattcGAGTGAATATGAAGAGCTCTGATTCTTGAATGAAAGAGCAATGTAAGGCGCAAaaattgtctcttttttccccccttattacggtatctctgtgtgttttaaaaaaattaccCTTGGATGATCAGAATCccatatttttttccttctgctgGTGGGAGGGCTAGGTTGACAGCccagtttccatgacaacagcagctgcagtggattttttttttctccctaccCCTTAAAGAGAAGCTGGTGACTCTGTTCACAGCGTTGTAGAAACTCAGGAGGGGGAGGGTGGGCATGACGGAGTGGAGTCAGTGTGAGGGGGGTAGGGAAACACGTTCGCTCACCAGATGGAGTCTTTTATTCCATCAGAATAACTCTCTCCCTGGACCTCATTCACTGCGCATGACTTC
This region includes:
- the cbln17 gene encoding cerebellin 17 isoform X1: MRALTVVALALLISCLQTNSRVEGDPAEEKDNKQENVDPDVRAELKALKEMVEQQRVELEKYKTKTGERGTESEPVEARLKPEDLTESELQELKSKGPGLAAKLSVEEKLTGDLPVRYPQTVTDRPNVAFTVALTNSGRVGPFNADTTLVFSKVITNFGDAYNPITGVFTAPVKGVYYFYANIFGYFSERWMGVAFYKNRNSVFTLYDTSNGNHEYASNVAILQLEKGDVVYMRLVKNHEIYDDPLNHTTFSGFLLFAI
- the cbln17 gene encoding cerebellin 17 isoform X2 — translated: MRALTVVALALLISCLQTNSRVEGDPAEEKDNKQENVDPDVRAELKALKEMVEQQRVELEKYKTKTGERGTESEPVEARLKPEDLTESELQELKSKGPGLAAKLSVEEKLTGDLPVRYPQTDRPNVAFTVALTNSGRVGPFNADTTLVFSKVITNFGDAYNPITGVFTAPVKGVYYFYANIFGYFSERWMGVAFYKNRNSVFTLYDTSNGNHEYASNVAILQLEKGDVVYMRLVKNHEIYDDPLNHTTFSGFLLFAI